One Owenweeksia hongkongensis DSM 17368 genomic region harbors:
- a CDS encoding ribonuclease Z — MELKVQILGSSSAIPLSGRNPTAQFVTIASRHFLVDCGEGTQIQLRRNRIGFSRIEHILISHLHGDHFYGLVPLLSTLHLLDRQKEVHIYGPPELEKGIYDLLALSHAKLRYPLVFHPLNMKEPDLVYEDKGIKVHSFPLKHSLPCCGFFFQEKPKPRKFIKEALAKYSIPNAEIRQIKQGADWEDENGNIVPNHELTTDAPASLSYAFCTDTKPIKQLRKLLPDAPDLLYHEATFSEDLKDRAKQTKHSTAKQAAEIAQLVEAKHLIIGHFSVRYDEFDELLQEAKAVFPKTHIAVEKTTFKLQSSEKLLIELGS, encoded by the coding sequence ATGGAACTTAAAGTTCAGATTTTAGGGAGCAGTTCCGCTATTCCGCTCAGCGGAAGAAATCCTACTGCCCAGTTTGTAACTATTGCCAGTCGTCACTTTTTAGTGGATTGTGGTGAGGGTACTCAAATACAATTACGCAGAAATAGAATTGGTTTTTCTCGCATCGAACACATCCTTATCAGTCATCTTCATGGTGATCATTTTTATGGATTAGTACCTCTACTCAGCACACTTCATCTTTTGGATAGACAAAAGGAAGTACACATTTATGGCCCACCAGAGCTTGAAAAAGGTATTTACGACTTACTGGCTCTTTCTCATGCTAAGCTCAGATACCCCCTTGTTTTTCATCCTCTCAATATGAAGGAGCCTGACTTAGTATATGAGGATAAAGGAATTAAGGTTCACTCCTTTCCCTTAAAACACAGTCTTCCGTGCTGTGGTTTCTTTTTTCAGGAAAAACCAAAACCAAGGAAGTTTATAAAAGAAGCCCTGGCAAAGTATAGTATTCCAAATGCTGAAATACGACAAATAAAACAGGGAGCTGATTGGGAAGATGAAAATGGAAACATTGTGCCCAACCATGAGCTAACCACGGACGCTCCTGCTTCTTTGAGCTACGCCTTTTGTACTGATACCAAGCCTATCAAACAACTTCGAAAGCTTTTACCCGATGCCCCAGATTTACTTTATCACGAAGCTACATTCAGTGAAGATTTAAAAGACAGAGCTAAGCAAACCAAGCATTCCACAGCTAAACAAGCAGCAGAAATTGCTCAACTAGTTGAAGCCAAACATTTGATTATAGGGCACTTTTCAGTACGATATGATGAGTTTGATGAACTCTTACAAGAAGCTAAAGCAGTATTTCCAAAAACTCATATTGCGGTAGAAAAAACAACGTTTAAGTTACAATCCTCCGAAAAGTTATTGATAGAATTGGGCTCATAA
- a CDS encoding aspartate carbamoyltransferase catalytic subunit, which translates to MSELSVDHLLGIKNLSTEDINLIFQTADQFKEVINRPIRKVPSLRDITIANLFFENSTRTRLSFELAEKRLSADTVNFSASSSSVSKGETLIDTVNNILSMKVDMVVMRHPNPGAAVFLSQNVDSTIVNAGDGAHEHPTQALLDAFSMREKHNDLKGKKVVIVGDILHSRVALSNIFCLQKLGAEVRVCGPTTLIPKYIHTLGVEVSHNLQESLEWCDVANMLRVQHERQDIKYFPSVREYTQQFGLTLPMLDSLKKDITIMHPGPINRGVEITSEVADSDYSIILNQVENGVAIRMAVLYLLASKKKMNFKG; encoded by the coding sequence ATGAGTGAGTTAAGTGTAGACCATTTACTTGGTATTAAAAACCTTAGCACAGAAGATATTAATCTGATTTTCCAAACGGCAGATCAGTTTAAAGAAGTGATTAACCGACCTATCAGAAAAGTACCTTCACTTAGGGATATTACAATAGCTAATCTCTTTTTTGAAAATAGTACACGAACACGCCTCTCATTTGAGCTGGCAGAAAAGCGCCTTTCGGCTGATACTGTAAACTTTTCGGCCTCCTCCTCTTCTGTTTCCAAGGGTGAAACCTTGATTGATACTGTAAACAACATTTTGTCTATGAAAGTGGACATGGTGGTGATGCGGCACCCTAACCCAGGTGCGGCTGTATTTCTTTCACAAAACGTGGACAGCACCATAGTAAATGCGGGTGATGGAGCTCACGAGCACCCTACTCAAGCACTACTGGATGCTTTTTCTATGAGAGAGAAACATAATGATTTGAAAGGCAAAAAAGTGGTGATAGTTGGAGATATACTTCACTCTAGAGTTGCTCTGTCCAATATATTTTGCCTGCAAAAACTTGGAGCTGAAGTCAGAGTTTGCGGGCCAACCACACTTATTCCTAAATACATTCATACATTGGGGGTTGAAGTTTCGCATAATCTACAAGAATCTCTGGAGTGGTGTGATGTAGCTAATATGCTAAGAGTACAGCATGAGCGCCAGGATATAAAATATTTCCCTTCGGTGCGAGAATACACCCAGCAATTTGGTCTTACCCTGCCAATGCTGGATAGCTTGAAGAAGGACATAACCATAATGCACCCAGGTCCTATAAATCGTGGTGTGGAAATTACCAGCGAAGTAGCCGATAGCGATTATTCTATTATTCTAAATCAAGTGGAAAATGGAGTAGCTATTAGAATGGCCGTTTTGTACCTTTTAGCTTCTAAAAAGAAGATGAACTTCAAAGGCTAA
- a CDS encoding MbnP family protein — translation MKTLKTFSVAGLALIIGLSSCKEDKKEELNPDKMVKLKFAIMDENNQMALGDDVKLTTGFDFKLQLLRMYVSDITLTEDDGTLHLVKGVDILSPVKNDDNTTTLNVPYGNYTSIKIGYGVDAEQNLSDPTSFSQNHPLSNYQSMYWPMINYRFVKLEGQSTQTSTSTDYLVSIHPGKDALYQIREYDFSSDLEVNSSSTQELLIQFDINDIFDGSAGVIDFSKEDANQVHMVGALDDLIGERFMINLADATKLEVVQPAQ, via the coding sequence ATGAAAACCTTAAAGACATTTTCTGTTGCTGGATTAGCTTTAATAATCGGATTATCTTCCTGCAAAGAGGATAAAAAAGAAGAGTTAAATCCAGATAAAATGGTAAAACTGAAGTTTGCTATTATGGATGAAAACAATCAAATGGCTTTGGGTGATGATGTTAAACTTACCACTGGGTTTGATTTTAAGCTACAATTATTAAGAATGTATGTGTCCGACATTACTCTTACAGAAGATGATGGTACACTACACTTAGTTAAAGGTGTGGATATTTTATCACCGGTAAAAAATGATGATAACACCACTACTCTCAATGTTCCTTATGGAAATTATACCAGTATCAAAATTGGATACGGTGTAGATGCAGAGCAAAACCTTTCAGACCCAACCTCTTTCTCGCAAAATCATCCTCTTTCCAATTATCAGAGCATGTACTGGCCAATGATTAATTATCGTTTTGTAAAACTTGAAGGCCAGTCTACGCAAACTTCTACTAGCACTGACTACTTAGTTTCTATACATCCAGGTAAAGATGCTTTATATCAAATTCGCGAGTATGACTTTAGCTCTGATTTGGAGGTAAACTCAAGTAGCACTCAGGAATTGCTTATTCAATTTGATATTAATGACATTTTTGATGGATCAGCTGGGGTGATTGACTTTTCGAAAGAAGATGCCAACCAAGTACATATGGTAGGTGCTTTAGACGATCTAATTGGCGAACGTTTTATGATAAATCTTGCTGACGCAACAAAATTGGAAGTAGTACAGCCCGCACAATAA
- a CDS encoding MFS transporter, giving the protein MKKLPILVLIITIAIDMLGFGIIIPVLPIYADQLGASEFTIGLIEASFAAAQFLFTPFWGGLSDRIGRRPVILISIGIMVLSYLVLANATLIALVFLARIVSGIGAANLSAAQAFISDLVKPKERVKYFGYIGAAFGIGFIFGPPLGGYLKTNFGIEGLGYVAAGISTLNFLLAFFFLPESNKEKNADSKLFKNPFTEIYRILPRPEIRSVLMIHFVFIMAFSMMQITASLLWAKEYQLNEQEIGVMFAYVGISTALIQGLFVGKLSNIFGERRLFVVGNLMMAAGLASLPFAPPGGFLILTIIALTLISFGNAFVTPIISSLLSQNAKKKEQGKILGLAQSVGALSRVFGPSLGGFLFGLTYFMPNIVAGALMLLTTFMAFQLVKNKMRPQEAS; this is encoded by the coding sequence ATGAAAAAATTACCAATTCTTGTACTGATAATTACCATTGCCATAGATATGCTTGGCTTTGGAATAATTATTCCTGTTCTGCCCATTTATGCCGATCAGCTTGGTGCTTCTGAATTTACCATTGGCCTTATTGAAGCTTCATTTGCAGCAGCCCAATTTTTATTCACCCCCTTTTGGGGAGGGTTGAGCGACCGAATTGGTAGAAGACCTGTAATACTTATTAGCATTGGTATCATGGTACTCTCCTATCTGGTATTGGCAAATGCTACATTAATCGCTTTGGTATTTTTGGCAAGAATAGTATCTGGAATTGGAGCAGCAAACCTTAGTGCAGCCCAAGCTTTCATTAGTGATTTGGTAAAACCCAAGGAGCGTGTAAAGTATTTTGGGTACATCGGAGCAGCTTTTGGAATTGGCTTCATATTTGGCCCTCCACTAGGCGGGTACCTTAAAACCAACTTTGGCATTGAAGGCCTGGGATATGTAGCTGCTGGTATTTCAACGTTAAACTTTCTTCTTGCATTCTTTTTCCTTCCAGAATCCAACAAGGAAAAAAATGCGGATTCAAAGCTTTTCAAAAATCCTTTTACCGAAATCTACAGAATCCTTCCGCGCCCTGAGATTAGAAGTGTGCTGATGATTCACTTTGTATTTATCATGGCTTTTTCAATGATGCAAATTACAGCGTCATTGCTTTGGGCAAAAGAGTACCAATTAAACGAGCAGGAGATTGGGGTAATGTTTGCCTATGTAGGTATTTCTACAGCTCTTATTCAGGGGCTATTTGTTGGCAAACTCAGTAATATATTTGGCGAGCGTAGATTGTTTGTAGTTGGTAATTTAATGATGGCAGCTGGGTTGGCCAGTCTTCCATTTGCACCTCCCGGAGGCTTCCTTATTTTAACTATCATCGCACTTACCCTCATCTCTTTTGGAAACGCATTTGTAACGCCAATCATTTCTTCTTTGCTTTCGCAAAATGCTAAAAAGAAGGAACAAGGAAAAATACTGGGGCTCGCACAATCCGTAGGTGCACTTAGCCGTGTTTTTGGTCCATCATTGGGAGGTTTCCTTTTTGGATTGACCTATTTTATGCCAAACATTGTAGCTGGTGCTTTGATGCTTCTTACCACTTTCATGGCGTTTCAGTTGGTGAAAAACAAAATGAGACCCCAAGAGGCCTCATAA
- a CDS encoding NUDIX hydrolase — MNFEQFQGVLKSALRQPLPGSDAQHMLAPVGRTAFVPSQIEETNIRQAGVMALFVETKTRPHLVLIERATSKGVHSGQIAFPGGKVEEQDTSFKETALRETEEEIGLKASEIEVFGSFSPIYIPPSNFMVHPFTGIYHQEPQFIPQVSEVANVITVDFNDFLLDSSIKQQRINVRGFNMDVPTFYVDGHTIWGATAMMLSELRQMIIKVL, encoded by the coding sequence TTGAACTTTGAACAATTTCAAGGCGTTTTAAAATCCGCACTTCGGCAACCGCTACCGGGCAGTGATGCACAGCATATGCTTGCCCCTGTAGGCCGAACAGCCTTCGTACCTTCTCAAATAGAAGAGACTAATATTAGGCAGGCTGGTGTTATGGCGCTTTTCGTTGAAACAAAAACAAGGCCACACCTTGTACTCATCGAACGAGCCACATCAAAAGGTGTTCATTCTGGGCAAATTGCATTTCCTGGAGGCAAAGTTGAAGAACAAGACACTTCTTTTAAAGAAACCGCTCTTCGCGAAACCGAAGAGGAAATTGGATTGAAAGCATCGGAGATTGAAGTATTTGGTAGTTTCTCTCCTATTTATATCCCTCCGAGCAATTTTATGGTTCATCCTTTTACAGGAATTTATCACCAAGAGCCACAGTTTATTCCTCAGGTTAGTGAGGTGGCGAATGTTATTACTGTTGATTTTAATGACTTTTTGCTAGACTCATCCATCAAGCAACAAAGAATAAATGTGCGTGGGTTCAACATGGATGTGCCTACCTTTTACGTAGATGGACACACTATTTGGGGAGCCACAGCTATGATGCTAAGCGAGCTTCGACAGATGATTATTAAGGTATTGTAG
- a CDS encoding T9SS type A sorting domain-containing protein — MKKILLSISVVLFTTFFTNAQCTPDPTITDLYQAPPGSRHDTAFGIPYVVLPYAYVGQSYNEVLYFKIPVDTPAFGQTVTINYVKLDSVLGMPAGFTTSCNPAGCKIFGGSSGCLSMTGTPQANDSIELKVAIEYNVTIGGLPTPLRDTISGFMLVIKGGQPVGLDEVATSNKAPKLYPNPANNTLHIDYQGQVADEAEVTLTNMLGRVVAAKSFDVRNGNNTFTFDVHSLSPGVYLYTIQENQKTFTGRFTISR, encoded by the coding sequence ATGAAGAAAATACTACTTAGCATATCTGTTGTGCTTTTCACAACTTTTTTTACAAATGCTCAATGTACTCCCGACCCTACCATCACCGACCTTTATCAGGCACCTCCAGGAAGCAGACATGACACTGCTTTTGGAATTCCATATGTGGTTTTGCCATATGCCTACGTTGGTCAAAGTTATAATGAAGTTCTTTATTTTAAAATTCCTGTTGACACCCCTGCGTTTGGACAAACGGTAACTATAAACTATGTGAAACTTGATAGTGTATTGGGTATGCCTGCAGGTTTTACCACAAGTTGTAATCCTGCGGGATGTAAAATTTTTGGAGGCTCTTCGGGCTGTCTTAGCATGACGGGCACTCCTCAAGCTAATGATTCAATAGAACTTAAAGTAGCGATTGAATACAACGTCACGATAGGTGGCCTTCCTACCCCTCTTCGAGATACAATTAGTGGTTTTATGCTTGTAATTAAAGGAGGTCAGCCCGTAGGACTTGATGAAGTTGCTACAAGCAATAAAGCCCCAAAGCTTTATCCAAATCCTGCAAATAACACTCTGCATATTGATTATCAAGGTCAGGTTGCTGATGAAGCCGAAGTAACTCTTACCAATATGTTAGGCCGAGTAGTTGCTGCAAAATCTTTTGATGTACGCAACGGCAACAACACTTTTACTTTTGATGTCCATTCATTGAGCCCAGGAGTGTATCTATATACTATACAAGAAAATCAAAAAACCTTTACAGGGAGATTTACAATCTCCCGCTAA
- a CDS encoding UDP-N-acetylmuramate--L-alanine ligase → MKVHFIAIGGSAMHNLAIALHQKGYEVSGSDDEVFEPSRSRLDSRGLLPKSMGWYPENITTDLDYIILGMHARKDNPELAKANELGIKVLSYPEFIFEQSKDKTRVVIAGSHGKTTISAMILHVLHYHNHQCDFMIGAQLEGFDAMVRLTNDSDFILLEGDEYLSSPIDLRPKFLHYKPNITLISGIAWDHVNVFTTYDDYVKQFDLLLESIEPGGVVIYNQTDTEVDNVIERTKNEVKKFAYGLPDYEVNDGHAVLNTEEGPVPLSIFGKHNMNNLEGARWICNQMGINDEQFYEAITSFKGAARRLETIDASEGIKAFRDFAHAPSKVNATVNAVKESFPNRRVIACLELHTFSSLNIEFMDQYAESMDAADVKYVYFNPEVVAHKRLPELNTQAIQDKFGNSQLEVFDDNTNLISKIKTELKKDDVLLIMSSGSFDGIDWKKVIEEADI, encoded by the coding sequence ATGAAAGTACACTTTATTGCAATTGGCGGAAGTGCCATGCACAATTTGGCAATAGCCCTTCACCAAAAAGGATACGAAGTAAGTGGCAGTGATGATGAAGTTTTTGAACCATCTCGCTCACGATTAGATTCTAGAGGATTACTTCCCAAGTCTATGGGATGGTACCCTGAAAATATTACTACAGATCTTGATTATATCATTTTGGGTATGCACGCCCGAAAGGATAACCCTGAGCTTGCAAAAGCAAATGAATTGGGGATTAAAGTACTCTCCTACCCTGAGTTTATATTTGAGCAAAGCAAAGACAAAACCCGTGTAGTTATTGCTGGAAGTCATGGCAAGACTACCATTTCGGCAATGATTCTTCATGTGCTACATTATCATAATCATCAATGTGATTTTATGATTGGCGCCCAGCTAGAAGGTTTTGATGCCATGGTACGCCTCACAAATGATAGCGACTTTATTTTGCTCGAAGGTGACGAGTACCTCTCCTCTCCTATTGATTTACGTCCTAAATTTTTACACTACAAACCCAATATCACTTTAATTTCAGGAATAGCTTGGGATCATGTTAATGTGTTTACTACATATGATGACTATGTAAAGCAATTTGATCTTTTGCTGGAAAGCATAGAACCGGGAGGTGTGGTAATTTATAACCAAACCGATACCGAGGTAGACAATGTAATAGAACGCACCAAAAATGAGGTGAAAAAATTTGCCTACGGTCTGCCAGACTACGAAGTAAATGATGGACATGCTGTATTAAATACTGAGGAAGGTCCTGTGCCCCTTTCTATATTCGGAAAGCACAATATGAATAACCTGGAAGGCGCTCGTTGGATTTGTAACCAAATGGGCATAAATGATGAGCAGTTTTATGAAGCTATCACTTCATTCAAAGGTGCTGCCCGTAGGCTTGAAACTATTGATGCATCAGAAGGTATAAAGGCTTTCCGCGATTTTGCACACGCCCCTTCTAAGGTGAATGCTACCGTAAATGCTGTCAAAGAAAGCTTTCCAAATAGACGCGTAATTGCTTGCTTGGAATTACACACTTTTAGCAGTTTAAATATTGAATTTATGGATCAATATGCTGAAAGTATGGATGCTGCAGATGTAAAGTATGTATATTTTAACCCGGAAGTAGTCGCGCACAAGAGGTTGCCAGAACTAAATACGCAGGCCATTCAAGATAAATTTGGCAACAGCCAACTGGAAGTATTTGATGACAATACCAACCTAATCAGCAAGATAAAAACGGAACTTAAGAAAGATGACGTCTTGTTAATTATGAGTTCTGGAAGTTTTGACGGCATTGACTGGAAGAAAGTGATCGAAGAAGCCGATATTTGA
- a CDS encoding lysophospholipid acyltransferase family protein, whose amino-acid sequence MKIRLRDAFGNSLIIKRFLIFIVGLVAFYRFNIVNKTVIKGSKHLKGLPNTKVMFVSNHQTYFADVMGLYQVFCSAKWGMYDKITNPIYLLNPKLNIFFVAALETMKAGFLPKLFAYVGSVSIKRSWRQAGKEVDRGVDKRDINKIYKALDAGWVITFPQGTTTPYVPGRRGTAHIIKETQPIVIPVVVDGFRRAFDKKGLYLKKRGVKLSITIKEPLKLDYDNMNSRQILDELMRNIEQTEDFNTMKKIKDSQVTEQSDIPS is encoded by the coding sequence ATGAAGATCAGACTACGCGATGCATTCGGCAATTCACTGATAATAAAGAGGTTTCTAATATTTATTGTTGGCCTCGTTGCATTTTATCGTTTTAATATTGTCAACAAAACAGTAATAAAAGGAAGTAAACACCTTAAGGGCTTGCCCAATACTAAGGTTATGTTTGTGAGCAATCATCAAACTTACTTCGCAGATGTAATGGGACTTTATCAAGTTTTTTGTTCTGCTAAATGGGGTATGTATGATAAAATTACAAACCCTATATACCTTCTTAATCCTAAGCTCAACATATTCTTTGTGGCCGCTCTTGAAACCATGAAGGCTGGATTTTTGCCAAAGCTATTTGCTTATGTAGGCTCGGTATCCATTAAACGTAGCTGGCGTCAAGCTGGTAAAGAGGTGGATCGTGGAGTAGATAAGCGCGATATCAACAAAATTTACAAAGCACTTGATGCTGGTTGGGTAATCACATTCCCACAAGGAACCACCACTCCTTATGTGCCTGGCAGAAGAGGCACTGCTCATATCATTAAAGAGACTCAGCCTATTGTAATTCCTGTAGTGGTGGATGGTTTTAGAAGAGCATTTGATAAAAAAGGATTATACCTTAAAAAAAGAGGTGTAAAACTTTCCATTACAATAAAGGAACCGCTAAAGCTGGATTACGACAACATGAACAGTCGTCAAATTTTGGACGAGTTGATGCGTAATATTGAGCAAACCGAAGACTTCAATACCATGAAGAAAATTAAGGATAGCCAAGTAACTGAACAAAGCGACATTCCTTCCTAA
- the pyrR gene encoding bifunctional pyr operon transcriptional regulator/uracil phosphoribosyltransferase PyrR yields the protein MIKKELLSGKSIDIILSRLTCELIENHGDFKDTVLIGLQPRGVLVLDKLLAKLADNGISDVNHGRLDITFYRDDFRRRDIPLQPNQTKIDVILEGKKVVFVDDVLYTGRSVRSALDAIHSFGRPSEIELLVLIDRRFSRELPIQPDYTGKQVDSLASQKVAVEWKEESEKDVVYLIKPKDE from the coding sequence ATGATCAAAAAAGAACTGCTCAGCGGTAAATCCATAGACATTATTCTTAGCCGACTCACTTGTGAGCTTATCGAAAATCATGGTGATTTTAAAGATACAGTACTCATAGGGTTACAGCCACGTGGTGTTTTGGTACTTGACAAACTACTAGCCAAGCTTGCGGACAATGGTATTTCTGATGTAAACCATGGTCGACTAGACATTACCTTTTACAGGGATGATTTTAGACGTAGAGATATACCTCTTCAACCCAATCAAACTAAGATTGATGTAATTCTAGAAGGTAAAAAAGTAGTGTTTGTGGACGATGTTCTGTACACCGGCAGAAGTGTACGCTCTGCTTTGGATGCCATTCACAGTTTTGGTCGCCCATCAGAAATTGAACTTCTTGTACTTATAGATCGTAGATTTTCCAGAGAGCTACCAATTCAACCAGATTATACAGGAAAGCAAGTAGACTCCTTGGCTTCGCAAAAAGTAGCCGTGGAGTGGAAAGAAGAAAGTGAAAAAGACGTAGTATACCTTATAAAGCCAAAAGATGAGTGA